Proteins from a genomic interval of Clostridium cochlearium:
- the hemW gene encoding radical SAM family heme chaperone HemW: MKKCYDNNNGIGLYIHIPFCKEKCKYCDFVSYANKENFMKQYIEALSKEIKKECQSKKFRSIYIGGGTPSYVSNKYWEVLKESIESLDKSRDVEFSIEANPGTVTEEKLKLFKELGVNRISFGLQAWQYNLLNKLGRIHNVEEFLHSYKLARKLGFDNINIDLMFGIPDQKLEDWKETLEKVVELNPEHISCYSLIVEEGTPFYKLYEKGQLNLPNEDIERDMYRYSIEFLQNKGYHQYEISNFAKENKECIHNLTYWELGDYIGCGLAAHSFLNGYRYSNVYNIEEYIKLINEDKEIKINIYKNLIKDNMEEFMFMGLRKINGVNIDEFYKRFHKNIYEVYGDVIMKYVNNGLIIEDQGNIFLSPTGIEISNSIMCDFILD; this comes from the coding sequence ATGAAAAAATGTTATGATAATAATAACGGAATAGGATTATATATACATATTCCATTTTGTAAAGAGAAATGTAAATATTGTGATTTTGTATCTTATGCTAATAAGGAAAATTTTATGAAACAGTACATAGAAGCACTATCAAAGGAAATCAAAAAAGAATGCCAAAGTAAAAAATTTAGAAGTATATATATAGGAGGCGGTACTCCTAGTTATGTATCCAATAAATATTGGGAAGTATTAAAAGAAAGTATTGAAAGTTTAGATAAAAGTAGAGATGTGGAATTTTCTATAGAAGCTAACCCAGGTACAGTAACAGAGGAAAAATTAAAATTATTTAAAGAATTAGGAGTAAATAGAATAAGCTTTGGGTTGCAGGCATGGCAGTATAATTTACTTAATAAATTGGGTAGAATACACAATGTAGAAGAGTTTTTACATAGTTATAAATTGGCAAGAAAATTAGGTTTTGATAACATAAATATAGATTTAATGTTTGGAATTCCAGATCAAAAATTAGAGGATTGGAAAGAAACATTAGAAAAAGTAGTAGAACTTAATCCAGAACATATTTCTTGTTATAGTCTTATAGTAGAAGAAGGCACTCCTTTTTATAAATTATATGAAAAAGGACAGTTGAATTTACCTAATGAAGATATAGAAAGAGACATGTATAGATACTCTATTGAGTTTTTACAAAATAAAGGATATCATCAATATGAAATATCAAATTTTGCTAAAGAAAATAAAGAATGTATACATAATTTAACTTATTGGGAATTAGGAGATTATATTGGATGTGGCTTAGCAGCACATTCATTTTTAAATGGGTATAGGTATTCAAATGTTTATAATATTGAAGAATATATAAAATTAATCAATGAAGATAAAGAAATAAAAATTAATATTTATAAAAATTTAATAAAAGATAATATGGAAGAGTTTATGTTTATGGGTCTTAGAAAGATAAATGGTGTAAATATAGATGAATTTTATAAAAGATTCCATAAAAACATATATGAAGTTTACGGTGACGTAATAATGAAATATGTAAATAATGGGTTGATTATAGAAGATCAGGGTAATATATTTTTATCTCCAACAGGAATAGAGATATCTAATAGTATAATGTGCGACTTTATTTTGGATTAA
- the dnaK gene encoding molecular chaperone DnaK, which yields MSKVIGIDLGTTNSCVSVMEGGNPVVITNSEGARTTPSVVSFQDNGERLVGQIAKRQAITNPNKTIMSIKRYMGTDHKVNIDGKEYTPQEISAIILQKLKADAEAYLGGTVTQAVITVPAYFNDSQRQATKDAGKIAGLEVLRIINEPTAASLAYGLDKMDTNQKILVYDLGGGTFDVSILELGDGVFEVKSTNGNTKLGGDDFDQRIIDYIAETFKNDTGIDLRNDKMALQRLKEAAEKAKIELSSSTQTNINLPFITADATGPKHIDMNLTRAKFNELTHDLVEGTLEPIKKALEDAEMSIGDIDKVILVGGSTRIPAVQEAVKKFTGKEPSKDVNPDECVAMGAAVQAGVLTGDVKDVLLLDVTPLTLGIETLGGVATPLIERNTTIPTRKSQIFSTAADGQTSVEIHVVQGERKMAADNKTLGRFTLSGIAPAPRGVPQIEVTFDIDANGIVNVSAKDKGTGKEANITITASTNLTDEEIEKAVNEAKRFEEEDKKRKESVEVKNNAEQIFYQTEKTLKELGDKVSPEDKTTIEEKLSALKAVKDGEDIEAIKKATEDLTQAFYQISSKIYQDAGAAGAEGFDPNMAGGANTEQSTNNDDNVVDADYKVEDDEK from the coding sequence ATGTCAAAAGTAATAGGTATAGACTTAGGTACAACAAATTCATGTGTATCAGTTATGGAAGGTGGAAATCCAGTAGTTATAACAAATTCAGAAGGCGCAAGAACTACACCATCTGTAGTATCATTTCAAGATAATGGGGAAAGATTGGTAGGGCAAATTGCTAAAAGACAGGCAATTACAAATCCAAATAAAACTATAATGTCAATAAAGAGATATATGGGAACAGATCATAAAGTAAATATAGATGGGAAGGAATACACACCACAAGAAATTTCAGCTATAATACTTCAAAAATTAAAAGCAGATGCTGAAGCTTATCTTGGAGGAACAGTTACTCAAGCGGTAATTACTGTACCAGCTTATTTTAATGATAGCCAAAGACAGGCGACTAAAGACGCAGGAAAAATAGCAGGATTAGAAGTTCTAAGAATAATAAATGAACCAACTGCTGCATCTTTAGCGTATGGATTAGATAAAATGGATACAAATCAAAAAATATTAGTATATGATTTAGGTGGCGGTACTTTCGACGTATCAATACTTGAGCTAGGAGATGGAGTGTTTGAAGTTAAATCTACAAATGGTAATACTAAACTAGGTGGAGATGATTTTGACCAAAGAATAATAGACTATATAGCAGAAACATTTAAAAATGATACAGGAATAGATTTAAGAAATGACAAAATGGCTCTTCAAAGATTAAAAGAAGCAGCAGAAAAAGCTAAAATAGAATTGTCTTCATCAACACAAACAAATATAAACTTACCATTTATAACAGCTGATGCTACAGGTCCAAAACATATAGACATGAATCTAACTAGAGCTAAATTTAATGAATTAACTCATGATTTGGTTGAAGGTACATTAGAACCAATAAAGAAGGCATTAGAGGATGCAGAAATGTCAATAGGTGACATAGATAAGGTAATATTAGTTGGAGGTTCTACAAGAATTCCAGCAGTTCAAGAAGCTGTTAAGAAGTTTACTGGTAAAGAACCATCAAAAGATGTTAATCCAGATGAATGTGTTGCTATGGGTGCAGCAGTTCAAGCAGGAGTATTAACAGGGGATGTAAAAGATGTATTACTTTTAGATGTAACTCCATTAACTCTTGGAATTGAAACATTAGGAGGAGTAGCTACTCCATTAATAGAAAGAAATACAACTATTCCAACAAGAAAGAGTCAAATATTCTCAACAGCAGCAGACGGTCAGACATCCGTTGAAATACACGTAGTTCAAGGTGAAAGAAAAATGGCTGCAGACAATAAAACATTAGGAAGATTTACTCTATCAGGAATAGCTCCAGCACCAAGAGGTGTTCCTCAAATAGAAGTAACATTTGATATAGATGCAAATGGTATAGTAAATGTATCAGCAAAAGATAAAGGTACAGGAAAAGAAGCTAATATAACTATAACAGCATCAACCAATTTAACAGATGAAGAAATAGAAAAAGCTGTTAATGAAGCTAAGAGATTTGAAGAAGAAGATAAAAAGAGAAAAGAAAGTGTGGAAGTTAAAAATAATGCAGAGCAAATATTCTATCAAACAGAAAAAACTTTAAAAGAATTAGGAGATAAAGTATCACCAGAAGATAAGACTACTATAGAAGAAAAGTTAAGTGCGTTAAAAGCTGTTAAGGATGGAGAAGATATAGAAGCTATAAAGAAAGCTACAGAAGATTTAACTCAAGCATTCTATCAAATTTCATCAAAAATATATCAAGATGCAGGAGCGGCTGGAGCAGAAGGCTTTGATCCAAATATGGCTGGAGGAGCTAATACAGAACAAAGTACAAATAACGATGATAATGTAGTTGATGCAGATTATAAAGTAGAAGATGATGAAAAATAA
- the lepA gene encoding translation elongation factor 4: MTSEKQKRVRNFSIIAHIDHGKSTLADRLLEETGTLTQREMDEQTLDTMELEKERGITIKSQAARLIYKRDNGEEYILNLIDTPGHVDFNYEVSRSLAACEGAILVVDATQGIQAQTLANCYLALEHDLEIVPVINKIDLPSARPEEVKKEIEDVIGIDTSDAPLISAKTGLNIKDVLEAVVEKIPHPTGDEEEPLKALIFDSYYDTYKGVVCYIRVKEGKIKPGTEIKLMATGRKYEVIETGVFVPEYMKIDELKAGDVGYITASIKNVRDARVGDTITEAKRPATEPLEGYRPAIPMVFSGIYPVDGAKYGELKEALEKLQINDAALSFEPETSIALGFGFRCGFLGLLHMDIIQERIEREFNLDIITTAPSVIYKVTKTNKETIDVTNPTNLPEESEIAYMEEPIVDASIITPSDFVGPIMELCQNRRGTFKDMQYIETTRVVLNYDIPLNEIIYDFFDALKSRSRGYASLDYELKGYAQSKLVKLDILLNGDNVDALSMIVPEERAYARGRQIAEKLKEIIPRQMFEVPIQAAVGSKVIARETVRALRKDVLAKCYGGDISRKKKLLEKQKEGKKRMRQIGSVEIPQEAFMSVLKTED; the protein is encoded by the coding sequence ATGACAAGTGAAAAACAAAAGCGTGTAAGAAATTTTTCAATAATTGCTCATATAGATCATGGTAAATCAACTCTTGCAGATAGATTATTAGAAGAAACAGGAACCCTTACTCAAAGAGAAATGGATGAACAAACCCTTGATACAATGGAACTTGAAAAAGAAAGAGGTATAACAATAAAGTCACAAGCAGCTAGATTGATTTATAAAAGGGATAACGGAGAAGAATACATACTAAATCTTATAGATACACCAGGGCATGTGGATTTTAACTATGAAGTATCTAGAAGTTTAGCAGCATGTGAAGGAGCTATATTAGTAGTAGATGCAACTCAAGGAATACAAGCACAAACTTTAGCTAATTGTTATTTAGCATTAGAACATGATTTAGAGATTGTTCCAGTTATAAACAAAATAGATTTGCCTAGTGCAAGACCAGAAGAAGTAAAAAAAGAAATAGAAGATGTTATAGGAATAGATACTTCAGACGCACCATTAATATCAGCAAAAACAGGATTAAATATAAAAGATGTATTGGAAGCGGTAGTTGAAAAAATTCCACATCCTACAGGTGATGAAGAGGAACCTTTAAAAGCTTTAATATTTGATTCTTACTATGATACATATAAAGGAGTTGTATGTTACATAAGAGTTAAAGAGGGTAAGATAAAACCAGGTACAGAAATAAAACTAATGGCAACAGGTAGGAAGTACGAGGTAATTGAAACAGGAGTATTTGTACCTGAATACATGAAAATAGATGAATTAAAAGCAGGAGATGTTGGATATATTACTGCATCTATTAAAAATGTAAGAGATGCAAGGGTAGGAGATACAATAACAGAAGCTAAAAGACCAGCAACAGAACCTTTAGAAGGATATAGACCAGCAATTCCCATGGTATTTAGTGGTATATACCCTGTAGATGGTGCTAAATATGGCGAATTAAAAGAAGCTTTAGAAAAACTTCAAATAAATGATGCGGCCTTATCTTTTGAACCAGAAACATCTATAGCCCTAGGGTTTGGTTTTAGGTGTGGATTTTTAGGTTTACTTCATATGGATATTATTCAAGAGAGAATAGAAAGGGAATTTAATTTAGATATTATAACTACAGCACCTTCAGTTATATATAAAGTTACAAAGACTAATAAAGAAACTATAGATGTTACTAATCCTACAAATTTACCAGAAGAATCTGAAATAGCCTATATGGAGGAACCTATAGTAGATGCATCTATAATAACACCTTCAGACTTTGTTGGGCCTATTATGGAATTATGCCAAAATAGAAGAGGAACTTTTAAAGATATGCAATATATAGAAACTACAAGAGTAGTTTTAAATTATGACATACCTTTAAATGAAATAATATATGACTTTTTTGATGCGTTAAAGTCAAGGAGCAGGGGATATGCATCCTTAGACTATGAGCTAAAGGGATATGCTCAATCTAAATTAGTTAAATTAGACATACTTTTAAATGGTGATAATGTAGATGCTTTATCTATGATAGTTCCTGAGGAAAGAGCTTATGCAAGAGGAAGACAAATAGCTGAAAAGTTAAAGGAAATTATACCAAGACAGATGTTTGAAGTGCCTATACAAGCTGCGGTAGGTTCAAAAGTAATAGCAAGGGAAACTGTAAGAGCTTTAAGAAAAGACGTTTTAGCTAAATGTTATGGTGGAGACATATCTAGAAAGAAAAAACTTTTAGAGAAACAAAAAGAAGGTAAAAAGAGAATGAGACAGATAGGATCTGTTGAAATACCACAAGAGGCATTTATGTCTGTATTGAAAACAGAAGATTAG
- a CDS encoding stage II sporulation protein P: MKSKYVLKKRGKNIKKLYILFLISTLFIILPVVVKANPNKYSEKNNMFYIQVLNKSIPLAKATVFDEENLAENSFNIKRELLKLFSIKLEEPLTIIGKEMAFIDTSEVYYNEENYKLNPFQLDEKYVLKEEQEKKEIDKKIHNPKLKKKLNKSKPEVFIYHTHSTESYKPEGNFSLDLNKTVCSVGDVLTKELEDNYGISVIHDKTVHDANAYAMSYERSGVTVDKYLKKYGDFKLIIDIHRDGLDNPKPVTTTINGENVAKIMFVLAKKNPHYEENFKVASTLSEISNKLFPGFYRGHHFYEYGTRYFHQNKSNNSILIEVGANSNKLQEARNSAKYLARIIGEYINGK; this comes from the coding sequence ATGAAATCTAAATATGTTCTAAAAAAAAGGGGTAAAAATATAAAAAAATTATATATACTATTTTTAATATCAACACTATTCATTATTTTACCTGTAGTGGTAAAAGCGAATCCTAATAAATATAGCGAAAAGAATAATATGTTTTATATTCAAGTGCTAAATAAAAGTATACCTTTAGCAAAAGCTACTGTATTTGATGAGGAAAATTTAGCGGAGAATTCTTTTAATATAAAAAGAGAATTATTAAAATTATTTAGTATAAAATTAGAAGAACCATTAACAATTATAGGGAAAGAAATGGCTTTTATTGATACAAGTGAAGTTTATTATAATGAAGAAAATTATAAACTTAATCCCTTTCAGTTAGATGAAAAATATGTTTTGAAAGAAGAACAAGAAAAAAAAGAAATAGATAAAAAAATTCATAATCCAAAATTGAAAAAGAAATTAAATAAAAGTAAACCAGAGGTTTTTATTTATCATACCCATTCTACAGAAAGTTATAAGCCAGAGGGAAATTTTTCTTTGGATTTGAATAAAACAGTATGTTCTGTAGGAGATGTCTTAACAAAGGAGTTAGAAGATAATTATGGAATATCTGTAATACATGATAAAACAGTTCATGATGCTAATGCATATGCAATGAGTTATGAAAGATCAGGGGTTACAGTAGATAAATATTTAAAAAAATATGGTGATTTTAAACTCATAATAGATATACACAGAGATGGTTTAGATAATCCCAAGCCTGTTACAACTACTATAAATGGAGAGAATGTTGCAAAAATAATGTTTGTTTTAGCCAAAAAAAATCCTCACTATGAAGAAAATTTTAAGGTAGCAAGTACATTATCAGAAATTTCAAATAAACTTTTCCCTGGTTTTTATAGAGGACATCATTTCTATGAATATGGGACAAGGTATTTTCATCAAAATAAAAGTAATAATTCCATATTAATAGAAGTAGGTGCTAATAGCAATAAATTACAAGAAGCTAGAAATTCAGCAAAATATTTAGCTAGAATTATTGGAGAATACATAAATGGGAAATGA
- the dnaJ gene encoding molecular chaperone DnaJ has protein sequence MPKKDFYEVLGLEKGASDAEIKKAFRKLALKYHPDKNQGNKEAEERFKEINEAYQVLSDPQKRAQYDRFGTADFNGGGAGFSGFDDFDLGDIFESFFGGGFGGFGGSSRRTGPQKGPDVKYSINLTFNEAVFGVEKEISITKSENCETCKGTGAKPGTNAKTCPKCNGSGQIKVQRNTALGSFVSVNTCDMCGGKGTVISEPCNTCKGKGTVRKQRKIKVKIPAGVDTGNVIPIRGQGEAGINGGPPGDLYISVRVIPDPFFKRRGDDIYIDQHISFAKATLGTELKVKTIDGEVKYDVPSGTQPGTVFRLKGKGVPHVNGRGRGDQYVNIIVDIPKSLNQKQKEALLAYMEASGEIQSSEKEGFFDKIKKNFK, from the coding sequence ATGCCCAAAAAAGACTTTTATGAAGTTTTAGGACTTGAAAAGGGAGCAAGTGATGCAGAAATAAAAAAAGCTTTTAGAAAATTAGCTTTAAAGTATCATCCAGATAAAAACCAAGGAAATAAAGAGGCAGAAGAAAGATTTAAAGAAATAAATGAAGCTTATCAAGTATTATCAGATCCACAAAAGAGAGCTCAATATGACAGATTTGGAACCGCAGATTTTAATGGTGGCGGAGCTGGTTTCTCAGGATTTGATGACTTTGATTTAGGAGATATATTTGAATCCTTTTTTGGAGGCGGATTTGGAGGTTTTGGTGGAAGTTCTAGAAGAACTGGACCACAAAAAGGACCAGATGTTAAATATTCTATAAACTTAACTTTTAACGAAGCTGTTTTTGGAGTAGAAAAAGAGATAAGTATAACTAAAAGTGAAAATTGTGAAACTTGTAAAGGGACGGGTGCAAAGCCAGGTACTAATGCTAAAACTTGTCCTAAATGTAATGGTTCAGGACAAATTAAAGTTCAAAGGAATACAGCATTAGGTAGTTTTGTGAGTGTAAATACCTGTGATATGTGTGGTGGTAAAGGAACTGTAATATCTGAACCGTGCAATACTTGTAAAGGAAAAGGTACAGTTAGAAAGCAAAGAAAGATAAAGGTAAAAATACCAGCAGGGGTGGATACTGGTAATGTAATACCTATAAGAGGACAAGGTGAGGCTGGAATAAATGGAGGTCCACCTGGAGATTTATATATATCTGTAAGAGTAATACCTGATCCATTCTTTAAAAGAAGAGGAGATGATATATATATAGATCAACATATAAGCTTTGCAAAGGCAACTTTAGGAACAGAATTAAAGGTTAAAACTATAGATGGGGAAGTTAAATACGATGTACCATCAGGAACTCAACCAGGAACCGTATTTAGATTAAAAGGAAAAGGAGTACCTCATGTTAATGGTAGAGGAAGAGGAGATCAGTATGTAAATATAATAGTTGATATCCCTAAATCCTTAAATCAAAAACAAAAAGAGGCACTATTAGCTTATATGGAAGCTAGTGGAGAAATACAATCTTCAGAAAAAGAAGGTTTTTTTGATAAGATAAAGAAAAACTTTAAATAA
- the grpE gene encoding nucleotide exchange factor GrpE — protein sequence MADKKYENLDMDLKEENLEEAEVNEDEEFENEEKDLNNSEDKNKLEEVISELKDENEKLNNEVEALKDRLLRISGEYDNYRKRTDKEKEILYVEACEDVLKEMLPVLDNLERAISAKGDIGDLKKGIDMTLKQFEDSFKKLGVEEISTENGFDPNLHNAVMHIEDSQYGEKEIVEVFLKGYKKGDKVIRHSMVKVAN from the coding sequence ATGGCGGACAAGAAATATGAGAATTTAGATATGGACTTGAAAGAAGAAAATTTAGAAGAAGCAGAAGTAAATGAAGATGAAGAATTTGAAAATGAGGAAAAAGATTTAAATAATAGCGAAGACAAAAATAAATTAGAAGAGGTAATATCTGAATTGAAAGATGAGAATGAGAAATTAAATAATGAAGTAGAGGCTTTAAAGGACAGATTATTGAGGATATCAGGAGAATACGATAATTATAGAAAAAGAACAGATAAGGAAAAAGAAATTCTTTATGTAGAGGCTTGTGAAGATGTTTTAAAGGAAATGTTACCAGTATTAGATAACTTAGAAAGAGCTATTTCAGCTAAAGGAGACATAGGGGATCTAAAAAAGGGAATAGACATGACTTTAAAGCAATTTGAAGATTCATTTAAGAAGTTAGGTGTAGAAGAAATTTCTACAGAAAATGGATTTGATCCCAATTTACACAATGCAGTAATGCATATAGAAGATAGCCAATATGGAGAAAAAGAGATAGTAGAAGTATTTCTCAAAGGCTATAAAAAGGGAGATAAAGTAATAAGACATTCTATGGTTAAAGTTGCAAATTAA
- a CDS encoding 16S rRNA (uracil(1498)-N(3))-methyltransferase encodes MHKFFVPKENINNEKAIILGEDVKHIYKVLRLKKEDEVIINNCEGEEFLGEILYIDKKEVIVNIEKKLDINNESFIQIYLFQGMPKTSKMDLIVQKNCELGVREITPIITERVVVKQYGGQYKKLDRLEKIAIESSKQCKRTFIPKVNNPIEFEELLEKLKTMDLIVVPYENQQGFGMRNLINNIEKNKIIKIGVVIGPEGGFEEEEIVELKNVGANIITLGPRILRTETAGFVTTSLLMYELGDLGGND; translated from the coding sequence ATGCATAAATTTTTTGTGCCTAAAGAAAATATAAATAATGAGAAAGCTATAATATTAGGTGAAGATGTAAAACATATATATAAAGTTTTAAGACTTAAAAAAGAAGATGAAGTTATAATAAATAATTGTGAAGGTGAAGAATTTCTAGGAGAAATTTTATATATAGATAAAAAAGAAGTTATAGTAAATATAGAAAAAAAACTAGATATAAATAACGAAAGTTTTATACAAATATATCTTTTTCAAGGTATGCCTAAAACTAGCAAAATGGATTTAATAGTTCAAAAAAATTGTGAGCTAGGAGTAAGAGAAATAACTCCTATAATCACTGAAAGAGTAGTAGTTAAACAATATGGTGGACAATATAAAAAGCTTGATAGGTTAGAAAAAATAGCAATAGAATCTTCAAAACAATGCAAGAGAACATTTATACCAAAAGTAAATAATCCTATAGAATTTGAAGAACTATTAGAAAAATTGAAAACTATGGACTTAATAGTAGTTCCCTATGAAAATCAACAAGGTTTTGGAATGCGAAATTTAATTAACAATATTGAAAAAAATAAAATCATAAAAATAGGTGTAGTAATAGGACCGGAAGGTGGTTTTGAAGAAGAAGAAATAGTGGAATTAAAAAATGTAGGAGCAAATATTATAACATTAGGTCCTAGGATTTTAAGGACTGAAACCGCAGGATTTGTGACTACTTCACTATTGATGTATGAATTAGGAGACTTAGGAGGAAATGATTGA
- the prmA gene encoding 50S ribosomal protein L11 methyltransferase encodes MKKQDKDWIELTIVTSSQAVEIVSAILYNTDVQGIAIEDSKDVEFQKKNKGDWDYFDETLLNIKEGAVIKAYYREDENFPKYLKYIEDSVENLEQFGFDKGEGLVTASKVNEEDWENNWKKYYKPAKVGEKIVIKPIWEEYQNSSEDIVLELDPGMAFGTGTHETTRMCIESLEKYVKEEDVVFDIGTGSGILAIAAAKLNAKKVIGVDLDEVAVDSAKKNVAINELNNIEIIHGDLMEVVKGKANIIVANIIADIIILLSKGVKKFLEKGGHFISSGIIKERKEEVVDALKENGFKIKEVKEQGEWVCVVASL; translated from the coding sequence ATGAAAAAACAAGATAAAGATTGGATTGAACTTACTATAGTAACTAGTAGTCAGGCAGTAGAGATTGTATCAGCTATATTATACAATACAGATGTGCAAGGAATAGCTATAGAAGACTCAAAGGATGTAGAATTTCAGAAGAAAAATAAAGGTGATTGGGATTATTTTGACGAAACTTTACTTAATATAAAAGAAGGAGCTGTAATAAAAGCATATTATAGGGAAGATGAAAATTTCCCTAAATATTTAAAATATATAGAGGATAGTGTTGAAAATTTAGAGCAATTTGGATTTGATAAAGGAGAGGGTCTAGTTACAGCATCAAAAGTTAATGAAGAAGACTGGGAAAATAATTGGAAAAAATATTATAAGCCTGCTAAAGTAGGAGAAAAAATTGTAATAAAACCTATATGGGAAGAATACCAAAATAGTTCAGAAGATATAGTTTTAGAATTAGATCCAGGAATGGCATTTGGTACAGGAACTCATGAGACTACAAGAATGTGTATAGAGTCTTTAGAAAAATACGTTAAAGAAGAGGATGTTGTTTTTGATATAGGAACAGGATCAGGAATACTTGCTATAGCAGCTGCTAAATTAAATGCAAAAAAGGTAATAGGAGTAGATTTAGATGAAGTAGCAGTAGATTCTGCAAAGAAAAATGTAGCAATTAATGAATTAAATAATATAGAAATAATTCATGGAGATTTAATGGAGGTTGTTAAAGGAAAGGCTAATATAATAGTTGCAAACATTATAGCAGACATAATAATTCTTTTATCTAAAGGTGTAAAAAAATTCTTAGAAAAAGGAGGACATTTTATATCTTCTGGAATAATAAAAGAAAGAAAAGAAGAAGTAGTGGATGCTTTAAAGGAAAATGGATTTAAAATAAAAGAAGTTAAAGAACAGGGCGAATGGGTTTGTGTAGTAGCAAGTTTATAA
- the hrcA gene encoding heat-inducible transcriptional repressor HrcA — MDKRKIKILQAIIHDYIETAEPVGSRTIAKKYDLGVSSATIRNEMSDLEDMGYLEQLHSSSGRKPSDKGYRLYVDKLMNIQKLSSVEEYAIRTHIINSALYEIEKVIKEASSILADLTKLTTVVVSPSSIKSYVKSIQLIGLDVNTLLLVLVIDTGIIKNNLIRLNNKIKIDELVKINNILNIKLSKIRVENINLEFLKTLTEEFKQYEKWLNDILPVIYETLLNDIDSNEIHLEGTTNIFNYPEYNDIERAKEFLSLIDDKNKIKNLIKSDDNITIKIGKENFIEDAKDCTIITAVYKLKNRPLGSIGVIGPTRMPYSRVVSILSTLVDELDKLLKDDNI; from the coding sequence ATGGATAAAAGAAAAATAAAAATACTTCAGGCTATAATTCATGACTACATTGAAACAGCAGAGCCTGTAGGTTCCAGGACCATAGCTAAAAAATATGATTTAGGTGTTAGTTCTGCTACTATTAGAAATGAAATGTCAGATTTAGAAGACATGGGTTACTTAGAACAGTTGCATAGTTCATCAGGAAGGAAACCATCAGATAAAGGGTATAGATTATATGTTGATAAACTAATGAATATTCAAAAGTTATCATCAGTAGAAGAGTACGCCATAAGGACTCATATAATAAATTCTGCTTTGTATGAAATTGAAAAAGTTATAAAAGAAGCATCTTCTATATTAGCAGATTTGACTAAGTTGACAACTGTTGTAGTGTCACCTTCATCTATAAAAAGCTACGTTAAATCTATTCAGTTAATAGGGTTGGATGTAAATACATTGTTATTAGTTTTAGTTATAGACACTGGCATAATAAAAAATAATTTAATAAGACTTAACAATAAAATAAAAATAGATGAATTAGTTAAAATAAATAACATATTAAATATTAAATTAAGCAAAATAAGAGTTGAGAATATAAATTTAGAATTTTTAAAAACATTGACAGAAGAATTTAAACAATATGAAAAATGGCTTAATGATATTTTACCGGTAATTTATGAAACATTATTGAATGATATAGATTCCAATGAAATACATTTAGAAGGAACTACAAATATATTTAATTATCCAGAATACAATGACATTGAAAGGGCTAAAGAATTTTTATCACTTATAGATGATAAAAATAAGATTAAGAATTTAATAAAAAGTGATGATAATATTACAATAAAAATAGGAAAAGAGAATTTTATAGAAGATGCTAAAGACTGTACCATAATAACAGCTGTATATAAATTAAAAAATAGACCACTAGGAAGTATAGGAGTCATAGGTCCTACTAGGATGCCTTATTCTAGAGTCGTCTCTATATTATCTACATTAGTAGATGAGCTAGACAAATTGTTAAAAGATGATAATATCTAA